In Carassius gibelio isolate Cgi1373 ecotype wild population from Czech Republic chromosome B17, carGib1.2-hapl.c, whole genome shotgun sequence, a single window of DNA contains:
- the LOC127976804 gene encoding dnaJ homolog subfamily C member 27, which produces METNVQKRRENKKSLRVKVISLGNAEVGKSCIIKRYCEKRFVPKYLATIGIDYGVTKVQVRDREIKVNIFDMAGHPFFYEVRNEFYKDSQGVILVYDVGLRESFDALDSWLTEMKQEMGSQANMENIIFIVCANKVDLTKRRVVDESEGRLWAESRGFHYFETSAQSGEGINEMFQAFFSSITDMCENGGKRPTPEVSVGFTKEQADTIRRIRNSKDSWDMLGVKPGATREEVNKAYRKLAVLLHPDKCVAPGSEDAFKAVVNARTSLLKNIN; this is translated from the exons ATGGAAACGAATGTTCAGAAAAGACGAGAAAACAAGAAGTCGTTACGGGTTAAGGTCATTAGTCTGGGAAATGCAGAGGTGGGGAAG aGCTGCATTATTAAACGATACTGTGAGAAGCGGTTTGTGCCCAAGTATCTAGCCACCATCGGGATAGATTATGGTGTGACCAA GGTCCAGGTTCGAGACAGGGagataaaagtaaacatttttgaTATGGCTGGACACCCTTTCTTTTATGAG GTCCGCAATGAGTTTTATAAGGACTCACAGGGGGTGATTCTAGTCTATGATGTTGGTCTGAGGGAGAGTTTTGATGCTCTGGACAGCTGGCTCACAGAGATGAAGCAGGAAATGGGCTCACAGGCCAACATGGAGAACATCATCTTCATTGTGTGTGCCAACAAG GTTGACCTGACAAAAAGGCGAGTTGTGGATGAGAGTGAGGGGAGACTCTGGGCTGAGAGCAGAGGATTCCATTACTTTGAAACCTCTGCTCAGAGTGGCGAAGGCATCAATGAAATGTTTCAG GCCTTTTTCTCATCTATAACTGATATGTGTGAAAATGGAGGCAAGAGACCCACTCCAGAGGTCAGTGTAGGTTTTACTAAAGAGCAGGCCGACACCATCCGACGCATCCGCAACAGCAAAGACAGCTGGGATATGCTGGGGGTTAAACCCGGGGCCACGAG GGAGGAAGTCAACAAGGCATACAGGAAGTTGGCTGTACTGTTGCACCCGGACAAGTGCGTGGCCCCAGGCAGTGAAGATGCCTTTAAAGCAGTGGTTAATGCTCGCACATCCCTGCTCAAGAATATCAA TTGA